From one Candidatus Thiopontia autotrophica genomic stretch:
- the hrpA gene encoding ATP-dependent RNA helicase HrpA yields MVPPVVEPPLPIEFDSSLPINQRREEIAQAIHKHQVIILCGETGSGKTTQLPKICLSIGRGERQRIGHTQPRRIAARAVANRISEELKSNIGELVGFKIRFSDHSSKRSRIKLMTDGILLAEVQSDPLLKQYDTIIIDEAHERSLNIDFLLGYLRQLLPRRPDLKLIITSATIDPQRFSKHFSNAPIIEVSGRTYPVEVRYRPGDDGEDENEIKKSRDRSNRQNSAILEAINELSREGPGDILIFFSGEREIREASEFLSRSKISQTEILPLFSRLSAKEQNRIFSAHSSRRIILSTNVAETSLTVPGVRYVIDTGSARISRYSHRSGIQRLPIEKISQAAADQRKGRCGRVSNGICIRLYSEDDFETRPPFTDAEILRTHLAPVILQMAALRLGQPDQFPFIDPPDLRLIRDGYRSLHELGAVDTDSQITPLGRKIARFPVDPQIARMLLAADREGSLSEILIIAAALTIQDPRERPLDAQQAADEKHEPFEDEKSDFLFFINLWEFFQQQRNSLSNNQLRKLCKTNFLSWMRMREWREIHAQLRQISLEMGLTENNHPADYGMVHRALLTGLLSHIAMGGEKHLYSGPRGIQMRIWPGSSQFKSHLKWLVAAEKVETSQLYARTVARIEPEWIERIGKHILKKSYAEPHWEKKRGQVAAFETVTIYGLPIVARRKTNYGPIDPAECRKIFIRSALVEGELHTRGTFLKKNLGLIGEIESLEAKSRRRDILVDEEVLYQFYEERIPAKVHSTPTFEKWRKEAEKREPYLLHLTQESLMQHKAESASDAEQFPDHITIGHTRLPLSYHFEPDSPEDGVTLTIPAEMLKQLNPEQFDWLVPGLLRERVIAMIRALPKTWRRNFVPAPDFADAVIPSLSPSEGALGPQLSSRLRKITGVTLPKDIWKKTTLPNHLRMRFQVIQADGVINKTGRSLSQLKSGDGDKGHVTKPGKTATATAHNPPQPYPLERNRIEKWDFGELPDSVEVERHGIIMTLYPALVADNNRISLKLLETEELAHAENINGISQLFLLQQRSAMDKMIRNDVDQQQLCLHYLALGKCKSILYELQLITAREAFFLGDKKIPTNGELFKTRSQQAIQLVPNILRENTALVQDILKRDHELMRQLKGSISPVHLMTYSRIKSHIEKLVYPGFLSATPREWLHHIPRYLEASKRRLEKLVQNPQRDRKWEQSIAPLWDPFEKKLINWGSLPSQTNENSRQHIEYRWLLEEYRVSIFAQELGTKKPVSADRLKKIWQTL; encoded by the coding sequence ATGGTGCCCCCTGTAGTGGAGCCACCTCTGCCAATCGAGTTCGACTCCTCACTACCTATAAACCAGAGGCGTGAAGAGATAGCCCAGGCTATCCACAAACACCAGGTTATTATCCTCTGCGGCGAAACCGGATCAGGCAAGACGACACAGCTCCCAAAGATCTGTCTCTCTATTGGGCGAGGGGAGAGACAGAGAATTGGACATACCCAGCCACGGCGCATTGCTGCGCGTGCAGTAGCCAACCGTATCTCTGAGGAGCTAAAGAGCAATATTGGAGAGCTTGTTGGGTTCAAGATCAGATTCAGTGATCACAGTAGCAAACGCAGCCGCATAAAGCTGATGACAGATGGAATTCTTCTCGCCGAAGTTCAATCTGATCCTCTGCTCAAACAGTACGACACCATAATTATTGATGAGGCACATGAACGAAGCCTCAATATCGACTTCCTGCTTGGATACCTGCGACAACTGCTCCCCAGAAGGCCCGACCTGAAACTGATCATAACCTCTGCCACCATAGATCCTCAGCGCTTCTCAAAACATTTCTCGAATGCGCCGATTATTGAGGTTTCAGGACGTACCTACCCGGTTGAGGTTCGTTATCGTCCTGGAGATGATGGTGAGGATGAAAATGAAATCAAAAAAAGTCGCGACAGAAGCAACCGGCAAAACAGCGCCATCCTCGAGGCCATCAATGAGCTCTCCAGAGAGGGGCCTGGAGATATCCTGATTTTCTTTAGTGGAGAGCGGGAGATAAGAGAGGCGAGTGAGTTTTTAAGTCGTTCCAAAATCTCTCAAACAGAGATACTCCCTCTCTTCTCCAGGCTCTCTGCCAAAGAACAGAACCGTATCTTTAGCGCACACTCCAGCCGTCGCATTATTTTATCAACCAATGTCGCTGAAACATCCCTGACTGTTCCAGGTGTCCGTTATGTGATAGACACGGGAAGCGCCAGGATTAGTCGTTATAGCCATCGTAGCGGCATTCAGAGACTACCTATTGAGAAGATCTCACAGGCCGCGGCCGATCAACGCAAGGGACGTTGTGGACGCGTCAGCAATGGAATCTGTATTCGCCTATATAGTGAAGATGATTTTGAGACACGCCCGCCCTTTACCGATGCTGAAATTCTGCGTACTCACCTGGCACCAGTCATCCTTCAGATGGCCGCTCTGCGACTGGGTCAACCAGACCAATTTCCATTTATCGACCCCCCTGATCTACGTCTGATTAGAGATGGGTACAGGTCTTTACACGAACTTGGAGCTGTAGATACAGACAGTCAAATCACTCCGCTGGGAAGAAAGATTGCACGCTTCCCGGTTGACCCGCAGATTGCACGCATGCTGCTCGCGGCAGATCGTGAAGGTAGCCTGAGCGAGATTCTTATCATTGCTGCAGCTCTGACCATTCAAGACCCTCGTGAACGCCCTCTGGATGCTCAACAGGCTGCAGATGAAAAACATGAACCGTTTGAGGATGAGAAGTCAGATTTTCTATTTTTTATTAATCTCTGGGAGTTCTTTCAACAACAACGTAACTCCCTCTCCAATAATCAGCTGAGAAAACTTTGCAAGACCAACTTTCTGTCATGGATGAGAATGCGGGAGTGGCGAGAGATACATGCTCAGCTAAGGCAGATATCCCTGGAGATGGGGCTCACTGAAAACAACCATCCAGCCGACTACGGGATGGTGCATCGTGCCCTATTGACCGGGCTATTGAGCCACATCGCAATGGGTGGTGAGAAACATCTCTATAGTGGTCCTCGCGGGATTCAGATGCGCATCTGGCCAGGATCAAGCCAATTCAAGAGCCATCTGAAATGGCTGGTAGCCGCAGAAAAGGTTGAAACCTCACAACTTTACGCCCGTACCGTTGCCCGGATTGAACCTGAGTGGATTGAACGAATTGGCAAACATATACTTAAGAAAAGTTATGCAGAACCCCACTGGGAGAAGAAACGGGGCCAGGTAGCGGCCTTTGAAACAGTGACCATATATGGGCTCCCCATTGTTGCAAGACGGAAAACCAACTATGGTCCTATCGATCCGGCAGAGTGCAGAAAGATCTTTATTCGCTCGGCACTTGTTGAAGGTGAACTCCATACTCGTGGCACATTCCTCAAAAAAAACCTTGGACTTATCGGAGAGATTGAGTCACTGGAGGCAAAATCACGTCGCCGGGACATCCTGGTGGATGAAGAGGTGCTTTATCAGTTCTATGAAGAGAGAATACCGGCAAAGGTACATAGCACTCCCACATTCGAAAAGTGGCGAAAAGAGGCTGAAAAGAGAGAGCCGTACCTGCTGCATCTAACACAAGAGAGCCTTATGCAACACAAGGCGGAATCAGCCAGTGATGCAGAACAATTCCCTGACCATATAACCATAGGTCATACCAGGCTTCCTCTCTCATACCATTTTGAACCAGACAGCCCCGAGGATGGCGTAACCCTCACTATCCCTGCTGAGATGCTCAAACAACTTAATCCTGAACAGTTTGATTGGCTGGTGCCGGGACTGCTAAGAGAGAGGGTTATCGCCATGATTCGCGCACTACCGAAAACGTGGCGCCGGAATTTTGTGCCTGCTCCAGATTTTGCTGATGCAGTTATTCCATCACTATCTCCATCAGAAGGGGCGCTTGGACCACAACTCTCATCCAGATTAAGAAAAATTACCGGGGTAACACTACCCAAAGATATCTGGAAAAAGACAACACTTCCGAACCATCTGAGAATGCGCTTCCAGGTTATTCAAGCTGATGGAGTAATCAATAAAACTGGACGCTCCTTAAGCCAGCTAAAAAGCGGAGATGGTGATAAGGGTCATGTCACCAAACCTGGCAAGACGGCAACAGCTACCGCCCACAACCCACCCCAGCCATATCCACTGGAGCGTAACAGAATAGAGAAGTGGGATTTTGGCGAGCTCCCAGACTCCGTTGAGGTGGAGCGTCATGGCATCATCATGACTCTATATCCAGCACTGGTTGCAGACAACAACCGAATATCACTGAAACTGCTGGAGACGGAAGAGCTGGCACATGCAGAAAACATCAATGGCATCTCTCAACTGTTCTTGCTGCAACAGCGTTCTGCCATGGATAAGATGATCAGAAACGATGTCGACCAACAGCAACTCTGTCTTCACTATCTTGCGCTTGGAAAGTGCAAATCCATACTTTATGAGTTACAACTGATAACAGCAAGAGAGGCGTTTTTTCTTGGCGACAAGAAAATTCCAACAAACGGTGAACTGTTCAAGACACGGTCTCAACAAGCTATTCAATTGGTGCCAAATATCCTGAGAGAGAACACAGCACTTGTACAAGATATCCTGAAAAGAGATCATGAATTGATGCGCCAACTCAAAGGGAGCATCTCACCTGTTCATCTGATGACCTACTCAAGGATAAAATCACATATCGAAAAACTGGTCTATCCAGGGTTTTTATCTGCCACCCCCAGAGAGTGGCTCCACCATATTCCACGTTATCTTGAGGCCTCAAAGAGAAGATTAGAGAAACTTGTGCAGAACCCACAACGCGACAGGAAATGGGAACAATCAATTGCCCCGTTATGGGATCCGTTTGAAAAGAAGCTGATCAACTGGGGCTCACTCCCCTCACAGACCAACGAAAACAGCCGTCAACACATTGAATACCGCTGGCTACTTGAGGAGTACAGGGTCTCCATATTCGCCCAGGAGCTGGGGACAAAAAAACCGGTCTCTGCAGACCGACTCAAAAAAATCTGGCAAACACTTTAA
- the miaB gene encoding tRNA (N6-isopentenyl adenosine(37)-C2)-methylthiotransferase MiaB: MLKKVLIKTFGCQMNDYDSARMVELLEKSHGYVRTETPEDADLLLLNTCSVREKAQEKVFSQLGQWRPLKESRPDVLIGVGGCVASQEGDAIRKRAPFVDLVFGPQTLHRLPEMVDAVRAKERAVVDVSFPEIEKFDRLPEPQANGVTAYVSIMEGCSKYCTFCVVPYTRGEEVSRPFDDVLAEVAGLLAQGVREITLLGQNVNAYRGEMEDGEIADLATLIHYLDAMEGLGRIRYTTSHPIEMTAPLIEAYAEVPTLVSHLHLPVQSGSDHILAMMKRGHSIDEYRDTIHKLREIRPDLGLSSDFIVGFPGETEEDFMATMDLIAELRFDRSFSFIYSPRPGTPASDLPDDVPREIKQKRLSRLQERLNQIAMDISREMVGSTQRVLVEGPARRGPGTQVAGRTENNRVVNFDGPLTLTGEFVDVLITEALPNSLRGQMMETN, from the coding sequence ATGCTCAAAAAAGTTCTGATCAAAACCTTTGGTTGCCAGATGAATGACTATGACTCTGCCCGTATGGTGGAGTTGTTGGAGAAGTCTCATGGCTATGTACGTACGGAAACCCCGGAAGATGCTGATCTGCTACTTCTGAATACCTGCTCAGTGCGTGAAAAGGCACAAGAGAAGGTCTTTTCTCAGCTTGGCCAGTGGCGTCCACTTAAAGAGAGTCGTCCCGATGTTCTGATTGGTGTTGGAGGGTGTGTTGCCAGTCAGGAGGGTGATGCGATTCGCAAGCGAGCTCCCTTTGTGGATCTTGTGTTTGGTCCGCAGACACTGCACCGCCTACCGGAGATGGTGGATGCAGTTAGAGCAAAAGAGAGGGCGGTGGTTGATGTCTCTTTCCCGGAAATTGAGAAGTTTGATCGTCTGCCAGAGCCACAGGCCAATGGGGTAACGGCCTATGTGAGCATTATGGAGGGGTGTAGCAAGTACTGTACATTCTGTGTGGTCCCCTACACCCGAGGTGAGGAGGTGAGCCGTCCATTTGATGATGTTCTGGCGGAGGTGGCGGGACTACTTGCACAGGGGGTGCGGGAGATAACCCTGCTTGGGCAGAATGTAAACGCCTACCGCGGTGAGATGGAGGATGGCGAGATTGCCGATCTGGCTACTCTTATCCATTACCTGGATGCCATGGAGGGGCTGGGGCGTATTCGCTACACAACATCACATCCAATCGAGATGACTGCACCATTAATAGAGGCCTATGCAGAGGTGCCAACGCTGGTAAGTCATCTTCACCTGCCGGTGCAGAGTGGCTCTGACCATATTCTTGCGATGATGAAGCGAGGTCACTCTATTGACGAATATCGTGACACCATTCACAAGTTGCGTGAGATCAGGCCTGACCTTGGGCTATCCTCAGACTTTATTGTCGGTTTTCCCGGCGAGACCGAGGAGGATTTTATGGCAACCATGGATCTGATTGCAGAGTTGCGTTTTGATAGATCATTCAGCTTTATCTACAGTCCGCGTCCAGGAACCCCCGCCTCAGATCTGCCTGATGATGTTCCTCGCGAGATTAAACAGAAGAGATTGTCACGCCTCCAGGAGAGACTTAATCAGATTGCGATGGATATAAGCCGGGAGATGGTTGGTTCCACCCAGAGGGTATTGGTAGAGGGACCAGCAAGGAGAGGACCCGGTACTCAGGTGGCAGGACGTACCGAGAACAATCGTGTCGTAAATTTTGATGGCCCACTTACTCTGACAGGAGAGTTTGTTGATGTATTGATAACAGAGGCTCTGCCAAATTCTCTGCGCGGCCAGATGATGGAGACAAACTAG
- a CDS encoding mechanosensitive ion channel family protein produces MIDTLSTMIEHQHWIFQVFAVVLVALTIDLMQRVTLSRLHTKAENKTKNLWDDAILRALRRPLSMLIWITGIAFSAKIAQHEAPAVIFEAIDPLRDIGVISALTWFLFLLSKEGQSAYIEGQKRAGETVDETMVDSISRLLRSSILITATLVMLQTLGYSISGVLAFGGLSGVVVGFAAKDLLANLFGGLMIHLDRPFAIGDWIRSPDQNIEGTVEKIGWRLTKVRTFDKRPLYIPNATFSNISVENPQRMSHRRIKETIGIRYEDAAKMASIIQKVKTMLEQHPEIDSTQTMIVNFNSFAPSSLDFFIYTFTKTTNWIRFHEIKQDVLLQIVGIIENEGAEIAFPTSTLHVPEPVTLTEK; encoded by the coding sequence ATGATTGATACACTATCCACGATGATCGAACACCAACACTGGATATTTCAGGTGTTTGCTGTTGTTCTTGTTGCACTCACCATTGATCTGATGCAACGAGTCACCCTTAGTCGACTTCATACAAAGGCCGAGAACAAAACCAAAAATCTCTGGGATGATGCCATTCTGAGGGCACTACGACGCCCACTAAGCATGCTGATATGGATTACTGGAATTGCATTCAGCGCAAAGATTGCTCAACATGAGGCCCCCGCTGTTATTTTTGAGGCTATTGATCCACTGCGTGACATTGGGGTCATCAGTGCATTGACATGGTTTCTTTTTCTCCTCTCAAAGGAGGGGCAATCAGCCTATATAGAGGGTCAGAAACGTGCTGGGGAGACGGTTGATGAGACTATGGTCGACTCAATCAGCAGGCTGTTGCGCAGCTCTATACTTATTACCGCTACACTGGTCATGCTACAGACCCTGGGATACAGCATCTCTGGTGTTCTCGCTTTTGGGGGCCTTAGTGGTGTAGTAGTCGGCTTTGCCGCCAAGGACCTGTTGGCAAACCTGTTTGGTGGCCTGATGATTCATCTTGATCGTCCCTTTGCAATCGGAGACTGGATTCGCTCGCCAGATCAGAATATTGAGGGCACAGTAGAGAAGATAGGATGGCGTTTAACCAAGGTTAGAACCTTTGACAAGCGCCCACTCTATATTCCAAATGCCACTTTCTCCAACATAAGTGTTGAGAATCCTCAGCGCATGTCACATCGCAGAATAAAGGAGACCATCGGCATCCGTTATGAAGATGCCGCAAAAATGGCTTCCATTATCCAGAAAGTTAAAACCATGCTGGAGCAGCATCCAGAGATCGACTCAACCCAGACCATGATCGTCAACTTCAACAGCTTTGCCCCATCATCTCTCGACTTTTTCATCTACACTTTCACAAAAACCACAAACTGGATACGCTTCCACGAAATCAAGCAGGATGTACTGTTGCAGATTGTCGGAATCATTGAGAATGAGGGTGCCGAAATTGCCTTTCCAACCTCAACTCTTCATGTGCCAGAACCGGTAACTCTGACAGAAAAATAA
- a CDS encoding CBS domain-containing protein, translating to MTKDRPGIGSRLKALFSGGRSVEPANKQQIIEVLRAAHWRQILDSDSLTMLEGALQFSEMQVRDVMIPRAQMVVVELEDSPEEFLPVIIKSAHSRFPVIGESRDEVVGILLAKDVLHWREKEGGFNLRENLRPAVFVPESKRLNVLLKEFRSSRNHIAIVVDEYGGGSGMATIEDVLEQIVGDIEDEHDLEEGLIHRHSAVRHTVKAVTTLEEFNEYFSSSILEKNVDTVGGLVIRHLGYMPVRGESIEIGRFRFKVLRADNRRIHLLQVNVLPQSGIREFTVSQK from the coding sequence ATGACCAAAGACCGACCTGGCATCGGTTCCAGACTCAAGGCTCTCTTCTCGGGGGGGCGTAGTGTGGAACCGGCAAACAAACAGCAGATTATTGAGGTTCTCAGAGCCGCCCACTGGAGGCAGATTCTCGACTCCGATAGTCTAACCATGCTGGAGGGGGCACTTCAGTTCTCGGAGATGCAAGTGCGGGATGTAATGATTCCACGAGCACAGATGGTGGTGGTGGAGCTTGAAGACTCTCCTGAGGAGTTTCTTCCAGTTATCATCAAGTCAGCCCACTCACGTTTTCCGGTTATTGGTGAGAGCCGTGATGAGGTGGTTGGAATTCTTCTGGCCAAAGATGTACTGCACTGGCGAGAGAAAGAGGGGGGCTTTAACCTTCGTGAAAACCTTCGCCCAGCTGTTTTCGTTCCTGAGAGCAAGCGACTTAATGTGCTGTTAAAAGAGTTCAGATCCAGTCGAAACCATATTGCCATAGTAGTAGATGAGTATGGCGGGGGCTCGGGCATGGCGACAATTGAGGATGTGCTTGAGCAGATTGTGGGGGATATTGAGGATGAGCACGACCTGGAAGAGGGGCTTATCCATCGTCACAGTGCAGTACGACATACAGTAAAGGCAGTAACAACCCTGGAAGAGTTTAATGAATATTTTTCCTCCTCAATTCTGGAGAAGAATGTAGATACAGTCGGAGGCCTGGTTATTCGTCATCTTGGATATATGCCGGTACGTGGTGAGAGTATTGAGATTGGCAGATTTAGATTCAAGGTGTTGCGTGCAGATAACCGCAGGATTCATCTATTGCAGGTCAACGTACTGCCGCAGAGTGGTATCAGGGAATTTACAGTTTCACAGAAGTGA
- a CDS encoding PhoH family protein gives MSPIVREVVFEEFETERIANLCGESDRHLRQVEASLGVEINYRGEQFRIVGDKRSVELAVRVVESLYNEATEHEISPDVVHLLLQEVQLDNREMEDEESAEAERSIPEVVIKTRNRIIRPRGPRQRRYMHQVVTQDLVFGIGPAGTGKSYLAVACAVDALQREEVRRLVLVRPAVEAGEKLGFLPGDMSDKIDPYLRPLYDALYEMLGFERVTKLIERNVIEVAPLAFMRGRTLSDAFIILDEAQNTTIEQMKMFLTRIGFGSTAVVTGDVTQVDLPRTTQSGLRHVTEVLRDVDGVGFTFFHSFDVVRHPLVQKIVRAYEAEHGRTDSRD, from the coding sequence GTGTCACCGATAGTACGTGAGGTTGTTTTTGAGGAGTTTGAGACAGAACGGATAGCCAATCTGTGTGGTGAGTCAGATAGACACCTTCGGCAGGTGGAGGCCAGTCTTGGGGTAGAGATAAATTATCGAGGAGAGCAGTTCAGGATTGTTGGAGATAAACGTTCTGTTGAGCTTGCAGTCAGGGTTGTGGAATCTCTCTATAACGAGGCTACAGAACATGAGATTTCTCCCGATGTTGTACACCTGTTGTTGCAAGAGGTGCAGCTGGATAATCGGGAGATGGAAGACGAGGAGAGTGCAGAGGCAGAACGTTCAATCCCCGAGGTGGTGATAAAGACTCGTAATCGGATAATTCGTCCTCGTGGTCCACGCCAACGCCGTTACATGCATCAGGTTGTTACCCAGGATCTTGTTTTCGGAATTGGTCCGGCAGGTACCGGTAAAAGTTATCTTGCCGTTGCCTGTGCAGTAGATGCGCTCCAGCGTGAGGAGGTGAGACGACTGGTCCTGGTTCGTCCAGCTGTCGAGGCGGGAGAGAAGTTGGGATTCCTGCCGGGAGATATGTCGGACAAGATAGACCCATATCTGCGCCCACTTTATGATGCTCTATATGAGATGTTAGGGTTTGAGCGGGTCACCAAGCTTATTGAGCGAAATGTGATTGAGGTTGCGCCGCTTGCATTTATGCGTGGGCGCACCCTGAGTGATGCATTCATTATTTTGGATGAGGCACAGAACACAACGATAGAGCAGATGAAGATGTTTTTGACCAGGATAGGTTTTGGATCTACTGCTGTGGTTACCGGTGATGTTACCCAGGTTGATCTGCCGCGTACAACCCAGTCTGGACTGCGCCATGTGACTGAGGTATTGAGGGATGTGGATGGGGTAGGGTTTACCTTTTTTCACTCCTTTGATGTGGTGCGGCATCCACTGGTACAGAAGATAGTTCGTGCCTACGAAGCAGAGCATGGCAGGACAGACAGTCGTGATTGA
- a CDS encoding ammonium transporter: MLKIFTTVMALIPGVALAEGATLDGGNTSWILTSTALVLFMTLPGLALFYGGLVRSKNVLSILMQCFAIAGISSILWLVVGYSIAFSEGNGFVGGLSNIMFAGIQEETLSGDIPESLFALFQMTFAVITPALIVGGFAERMKFSAVLLFSAIWLLVVYSPITHWVWGGGWLGQMGLLDFAGGTVVHITAGVAALVAAIVLGPRKGFPTTAMPPHNMTMTVMGAGMLWVGWFGFNGGSALAANGDAAMAMLATHISAAAGAITWMFYEWKKFGQPTALGTVTGIIAGLGTITPASGFVGPAGALVIGIVAGAVCFNAVLVIKRVLKIDDSLDVFPIHGVGGIIGTLMAGIFASSQLGLFSGQGLAEGVTIGGQVWVQFIGVVATVLYTAVATWVILKLVGMITGGLRVSADEETEGLDIASHEERGYDL; this comes from the coding sequence ATGTTAAAGATTTTTACAACTGTTATGGCCCTTATTCCTGGTGTCGCACTTGCTGAGGGGGCTACACTTGATGGTGGCAACACCTCATGGATACTGACATCCACAGCACTGGTACTATTCATGACCCTGCCGGGTCTGGCACTCTTCTATGGCGGCCTGGTTCGCTCCAAGAATGTGCTCTCTATTCTTATGCAGTGTTTTGCCATTGCTGGCATCTCCTCCATCCTCTGGTTGGTGGTTGGCTACAGCATCGCCTTCTCTGAGGGCAATGGTTTTGTTGGCGGGCTCTCTAACATCATGTTTGCGGGCATTCAGGAGGAGACTTTAAGTGGTGATATTCCCGAGTCTCTCTTTGCACTCTTTCAGATGACCTTCGCAGTCATTACCCCAGCGCTGATTGTTGGTGGTTTTGCAGAGCGTATGAAGTTCTCTGCGGTACTGCTCTTCTCGGCAATCTGGTTGCTGGTTGTCTACTCACCGATTACCCATTGGGTATGGGGTGGTGGCTGGCTGGGACAGATGGGACTGCTCGACTTTGCAGGTGGTACTGTGGTCCACATCACGGCTGGTGTTGCTGCACTGGTAGCGGCTATAGTGCTCGGCCCACGCAAGGGCTTTCCCACCACTGCAATGCCTCCACACAATATGACTATGACAGTAATGGGTGCAGGAATGCTCTGGGTTGGATGGTTTGGATTCAACGGCGGAAGTGCGTTGGCGGCAAATGGGGATGCAGCAATGGCGATGCTGGCAACCCATATATCGGCCGCCGCGGGCGCTATTACCTGGATGTTTTATGAGTGGAAAAAATTTGGTCAGCCAACTGCACTGGGTACGGTAACCGGTATTATTGCTGGTCTCGGCACCATTACCCCGGCATCTGGTTTTGTGGGACCGGCTGGTGCGCTGGTGATTGGTATTGTTGCCGGAGCGGTCTGCTTCAATGCGGTACTGGTAATCAAGCGGGTACTGAAAATTGATGATTCACTTGATGTATTCCCGATTCATGGAGTTGGTGGAATTATTGGCACTCTGATGGCAGGTATTTTTGCCTCCAGTCAGTTGGGGCTGTTCAGTGGTCAGGGCCTTGCCGAGGGCGTAACCATTGGCGGCCAGGTTTGGGTTCAGTTTATTGGTGTCGTTGCAACGGTTCTCTATACAGCAGTTGCAACCTGGGTCATCCTGAAGCTGGTTGGGATGATAACCGGTGGTCTTCGGGTCTCGGCAGATGAAGAGACAGAGGGGCTGGATATTGCCTCTCATGAGGAGCGTGGTTACGATCTCTGA
- a CDS encoding P-II family nitrogen regulator, whose product MKMVTAIIKPFKLDDVREALSEIGVNGITVTEVKGFGRQKGHTELYRGAEYVVDFLPKVKLEIAIKAEMLDRVIEAIRDTANTGKIGDGKIFVSALEETIRIRTGESGPEAV is encoded by the coding sequence ATGAAAATGGTTACAGCAATCATCAAGCCATTCAAACTGGACGATGTACGAGAGGCTCTCTCTGAGATTGGAGTAAATGGAATAACGGTGACTGAGGTTAAAGGATTTGGTCGCCAGAAGGGGCATACAGAGCTCTATCGAGGTGCAGAGTATGTGGTTGACTTTCTGCCCAAGGTGAAGCTTGAGATTGCAATCAAGGCAGAGATGCTTGATCGGGTGATCGAGGCAATTCGGGATACAGCAAATACTGGAAAGATTGGAGATGGAAAGATATTTGTCTCTGCTCTGGAAGAGACCATTAGAATTCGTACCGGTGAGTCTGGCCCTGAAGCTGTGTAA
- the ybeY gene encoding rRNA maturation RNase YbeY, with the protein MAGQTVVIDVVVQVATEAEYIPTESDLSRWVTVAIDEIESSASGELTVRMVNEEESADLNSRYRDNSYPTNVLSFPFEASDNLPIEFPLGDLVICASVVEQEAMEQGKELEAHWAHMVIHGLLHLLGMDHIESAKAEIMEAHEIAILAKLGFPDPYA; encoded by the coding sequence ATGGCAGGACAGACAGTCGTGATTGATGTTGTTGTTCAGGTTGCGACAGAAGCTGAATATATTCCAACAGAGTCAGATCTGTCTCGCTGGGTAACAGTTGCAATAGATGAGATAGAGTCATCAGCCTCCGGTGAATTGACAGTTCGTATGGTCAATGAGGAGGAGAGCGCCGATCTAAATAGTCGTTATAGGGACAACTCTTATCCAACCAACGTCCTCTCTTTTCCCTTTGAGGCATCAGATAATCTGCCAATTGAGTTTCCATTGGGCGATCTTGTTATCTGTGCCTCAGTGGTTGAACAGGAGGCCATGGAGCAGGGCAAGGAGTTGGAGGCGCACTGGGCACATATGGTGATTCATGGCCTGTTGCATCTGCTGGGGATGGATCATATTGAATCTGCCAAGGCTGAGATAATGGAGGCCCATGAGATTGCGATTCTTGCGAAACTTGGTTTTCCAGATCCATATGCCTAA